A region from the Bacillus sp. Marseille-P3661 genome encodes:
- a CDS encoding 16S rRNA (uracil(1498)-N(3))-methyltransferase, translating to MQRYFIDQEQIVEDTIKIVGEDAHHISRVMRMKQHDGIVCCTNDGRVAKCEIQEMTNDFVLVSVVEWVNENHELPVRVTIAQGLPKGDKLEVIVQKGTELGASSFLPFFASRSIVKWDEKKGRKKVERLEKIAKEAAEQSYRNKIPTILSPIDFKSLIKISYNFTQKIVAFEEDAKRGEFRQLASVLTSLKKGDSLLVVIGPEGGLTSNEVELLMQNQFISCGFGPRILRTETAPMYVLSAVSYQTELLE from the coding sequence ATGCAACGATACTTTATAGATCAAGAACAAATCGTGGAAGATACAATTAAAATTGTAGGTGAAGATGCCCATCATATTTCTAGAGTCATGCGAATGAAACAACATGATGGGATCGTCTGCTGTACAAATGATGGGCGAGTTGCGAAATGTGAAATCCAAGAAATGACTAATGACTTTGTTTTGGTTTCTGTTGTAGAATGGGTAAATGAGAACCATGAACTCCCAGTCCGTGTTACGATAGCTCAAGGATTACCTAAAGGTGATAAACTTGAAGTTATTGTTCAAAAAGGAACAGAGTTAGGTGCAAGCAGTTTTCTGCCTTTTTTTGCATCTCGCTCTATAGTAAAGTGGGATGAAAAAAAGGGAAGAAAAAAAGTCGAGCGCTTGGAGAAAATTGCAAAAGAAGCTGCTGAACAATCTTATCGAAATAAAATACCAACGATATTATCGCCGATAGATTTTAAATCGTTGATTAAAATTTCATACAACTTTACGCAGAAAATTGTGGCCTTTGAGGAAGATGCTAAACGAGGGGAATTCCGCCAACTAGCAAGTGTGCTAACATCATTAAAAAAAGGTGATTCATTGCTTGTTGTAATCGGTCCTGAAGGTGGACTAACATCTAATGAAGTTGAACTTTTAATGCAAAACCAATTTATATCTTGCGGCTTTGGCCCTAGAATATTAAGAACAGAAACAGCCCCAATGTATGTTTTATCAGCTGTTTCTTACCAAACTGAATTATTGGAGTGA
- the dnaJ gene encoding molecular chaperone DnaJ, protein MSKRDYYEVLGVEKGASKDEIKKAYRKLARKYHPDVNKEADATEKFKEITEAYEVLSDEQKRAQYDRFGHTDPNQGGFGGFDGADFGGFGDIFDMFFGGGGRRRDPNAPRQGADLQYTMTLEFKEAAFGKETDLEIPKEEECNTCHGSGAKPGTKPETCSHCHGSGQLNVEQNTPFGRIVNRRVCTHCNGTGKFIKEKCSTCGGQGKVKKRKKIHVKIPAGVDEGQQMRVSGQGEPGLNGGPPGDLFVVFHVKTHEFFERDGDDIYCEMPITFAQAALGDEIEVPTLHGKVKLKVPAGTQTGTNFRLRGKGVPNVRGYGQGDQHIKIRVVTPTNLNTHQKQLLRELAESSGSEPTEQEEGFFAKVKRAFKG, encoded by the coding sequence ATGAGTAAACGAGACTATTATGAAGTCCTCGGAGTTGAGAAAGGTGCCTCTAAAGATGAGATAAAAAAGGCATATCGAAAGCTTGCTAGAAAATATCATCCGGATGTTAACAAAGAAGCTGATGCTACTGAGAAATTTAAAGAAATTACTGAAGCCTATGAGGTTTTAAGCGATGAGCAAAAACGAGCACAATATGATCGCTTTGGCCATACTGATCCAAATCAGGGTGGTTTCGGTGGTTTTGATGGTGCAGATTTTGGCGGCTTTGGTGATATATTTGATATGTTTTTTGGCGGTGGAGGTAGAAGAAGAGATCCAAATGCACCAAGACAAGGTGCTGACCTTCAATATACGATGACTTTGGAATTTAAGGAAGCAGCCTTTGGGAAGGAAACAGATCTTGAAATTCCCAAAGAGGAAGAATGTAATACATGTCACGGAAGTGGAGCAAAACCAGGTACCAAACCAGAGACATGTTCACATTGTCATGGTTCTGGTCAGCTTAACGTAGAGCAGAATACACCATTCGGAAGAATTGTAAATCGTCGTGTGTGTACGCATTGTAATGGAACTGGAAAGTTCATTAAAGAAAAGTGTAGTACTTGCGGTGGACAGGGTAAAGTGAAAAAACGCAAAAAGATTCATGTGAAAATCCCTGCTGGTGTTGACGAAGGTCAACAAATGCGCGTTTCTGGTCAAGGTGAACCAGGCTTAAATGGTGGACCACCAGGAGATTTGTTTGTGGTCTTCCATGTGAAAACACACGAATTTTTTGAACGTGACGGCGATGACATATATTGTGAAATGCCTATTACATTTGCTCAGGCAGCGTTGGGTGATGAGATTGAGGTACCAACTCTTCATGGAAAGGTTAAATTAAAGGTTCCAGCAGGTACGCAAACAGGTACAAATTTCCGATTAAGGGGTAAAGGTGTACCAAACGTACGAGGATATGGTCAGGGTGACCAACATATTAAGATTCGTGTTGTAACGCCAACAAACCTAAATACTCATCAAAAACAATTGCTTCGTGAACTAGCTGAATCAAGTGGATCGGAACCAACAGAACAAGAAGAAGGTTTCTTTGCTAAAGTAAAACGGGCTTTTAAAGGTTAA
- a CDS encoding NfeD family protein produces the protein MLYIRRSFFYIAIMYFILIMAPAQASTNQIVYFVPVEKTVEQGLGAFLNRSIEEAEKVGASHIVFEMDTPGGAVDAATDIAKHLRETDIPTTAFINKKALSAGAYLALNADNIVMVPHSTMGSAAIIDLEGNTAGKKAESFWFAEMRAAAELNGRDPKYALAMADDTVDLPEFGAGKGELLTLTAEQAIEVGYADAIVNTRAELLKHLNLEGAAIKQMEISFAEKLARFITNPVVIPILLSIGSLGLVMELYTPGFGVPGIMGASALILFFYGHMVAGLAGMESIILLVIGVLLIILELFVPGGIMGLFGVGAVVTSLILATDNIGYMIFSILIAILVTIIGSVILFKVFGYEKGIFRHIILSDSTSSEKGYISNLTRAELVGLEGKTVTPLRPSGTALFNDERIDVVTEGGFVENGKVVKIVKAEGSRVIVREIVHDNKEEI, from the coding sequence ATGTTATATATCAGACGCTCTTTCTTTTATATTGCAATTATGTATTTCATTTTGATAATGGCCCCTGCTCAAGCAAGTACAAATCAAATAGTATATTTTGTTCCGGTAGAGAAGACTGTTGAACAAGGATTAGGCGCTTTCTTAAATCGCTCGATAGAAGAAGCTGAAAAAGTAGGTGCCAGTCATATAGTGTTTGAGATGGATACACCTGGAGGAGCTGTTGATGCAGCTACAGATATAGCGAAACATCTTCGGGAAACAGATATTCCAACAACAGCCTTTATTAATAAAAAAGCGTTATCAGCTGGTGCCTACTTAGCATTAAATGCAGATAATATTGTAATGGTACCTCATTCCACAATGGGTTCAGCTGCAATCATTGATCTTGAAGGGAATACAGCTGGAAAAAAAGCTGAATCTTTCTGGTTTGCAGAGATGAGAGCGGCTGCAGAATTGAATGGTCGTGACCCAAAATATGCATTAGCGATGGCAGATGATACTGTTGATTTGCCAGAGTTTGGCGCTGGTAAAGGTGAGTTACTGACATTGACAGCAGAACAGGCTATTGAAGTGGGATACGCTGATGCGATTGTTAATACAAGAGCTGAATTGCTGAAACACTTAAATCTAGAAGGGGCAGCCATTAAACAAATGGAGATTAGTTTTGCAGAAAAGCTTGCCCGCTTTATTACAAATCCTGTTGTAATTCCAATTCTATTATCAATAGGGAGTTTAGGGTTGGTGATGGAACTATATACACCGGGATTTGGTGTTCCAGGAATAATGGGGGCATCTGCCTTAATATTATTTTTTTATGGACATATGGTCGCGGGCTTAGCAGGAATGGAATCTATTATCTTGTTGGTTATTGGAGTCCTGCTTATCATTCTAGAGTTGTTTGTACCGGGTGGAATTATGGGCCTATTTGGAGTAGGAGCGGTTGTTACGAGCTTAATACTAGCTACAGATAATATTGGCTATATGATTTTTTCTATTTTAATTGCGATCCTGGTTACGATAATTGGCTCAGTGATTTTATTTAAAGTGTTTGGTTATGAAAAAGGTATATTTAGGCATATTATCCTCTCTGATTCAACAAGCAGTGAAAAAGGTTATATATCCAATCTAACTAGAGCTGAACTAGTAGGGTTAGAAGGGAAAACAGTAACACCATTACGTCCCTCAGGAACTGCTCTGTTTAATGATGAAAGAATCGATGTTGTAACAGAGGGCGGTTTTGTCGAAAATGGTAAGGTGGTTAAAATAGTAAAGGCTGAAGGATCTCGAGTTATTGTTCGAGAAATAGTACATGATAACAAGGAGGAAATTTAA
- the rpsU gene encoding 30S ribosomal protein S21 translates to MSTTRVRKNESLEDALRRFKRSVSKNGTLSEARKREFYEKPSVKRKKKSEAARKRKF, encoded by the coding sequence ATGTCAACGACTCGCGTTCGTAAAAATGAATCACTTGAGGATGCTCTTCGTCGATTCAAAAGATCCGTTTCTAAAAATGGAACACTTTCTGAAGCAAGAAAGCGTGAATTTTATGAGAAACCTAGTGTAAAGCGTAAGAAAAAATCAGAGGCTGCAAGAAAGCGTAAATTCTAA
- the deoC gene encoding deoxyribose-phosphate aldolase, with product MTDNIAKMIDHTALKPDTKKDQIEKLCDEAKEYQFASVCVNPTWVELAADRLSGTEVKVCTVIGFPLGTSTTSTKAFETKDAIEKGATEVDMVINIGALKDKDDKLVENDIRGVVKAASGKALVKVIIETSLLTEEEKVRACQLAVKAGADFVKTSTGFSSGGATVADIKLMRNTVGPEIGVKASGGVRDRQGAIEMIDAGATRIGASSGVAIVNGESSNSSY from the coding sequence ATGACCGATAATATTGCCAAAATGATAGATCATACGGCTTTAAAGCCTGATACTAAAAAAGATCAAATAGAAAAGTTATGTGATGAAGCTAAAGAATATCAATTTGCATCAGTTTGTGTGAATCCCACCTGGGTTGAATTAGCGGCTGATCGTTTATCTGGTACTGAAGTTAAAGTATGTACTGTCATTGGTTTCCCTTTAGGAACAAGTACAACTTCTACAAAGGCGTTTGAAACGAAGGATGCAATTGAAAAAGGTGCGACAGAAGTAGATATGGTTATAAACATTGGAGCATTAAAGGATAAGGATGATAAATTAGTTGAAAATGATATTCGAGGAGTTGTTAAAGCTGCAAGTGGGAAAGCACTTGTTAAGGTAATTATTGAAACTAGTTTATTAACAGAAGAAGAGAAAGTCAGGGCTTGTCAGCTAGCTGTTAAAGCTGGAGCTGATTTTGTAAAAACGTCTACAGGCTTCTCATCTGGTGGCGCTACCGTTGCGGATATAAAATTAATGCGTAACACTGTTGGTCCTGAAATCGGAGTAAAAGCGTCAGGTGGAGTTCGTGATCGTCAAGGCGCAATTGAAATGATAGATGCTGGAGCAACTAGAATAGGAGCTAGCTCAGGAGTAGCAATTGTTAATGGCGAAAGTTCTAACAGTAGTTATTAA
- the prmA gene encoding 50S ribosomal protein L11 methyltransferase, with translation MKWSEISIHTTQEAIEPISYILHEAGASGVVIEDPTDLVKEWDVKFGEIYELNPDDYPEEGVVIKAYLPVTSFLGETVDNIKENINNLLQYEIDLGYNTVQLSEVNEEEWATAWKKYYHPVKISERITIVPTWEEYKPVNSDEIIIELDPGMAFGTGTHPTTIMCIRALEQAVTKGAHVIDVGTGSGVLSIAAEKLGAGKVDAYDLDEVAVKSAAINIKLNKSQKVVTVKQNNLLNNIEGQVDIIVANLLAEIILRFVDDAAAKVKQGGLFITSGIIKSKKDLIKDSLIQAAFDVEEILQMEDWVAIIARKK, from the coding sequence ATGAAATGGTCTGAAATCAGTATTCACACAACACAGGAAGCTATAGAGCCAATTTCGTATATCCTCCATGAAGCAGGAGCTAGCGGAGTTGTAATTGAAGATCCGACAGATCTTGTTAAAGAATGGGACGTTAAATTTGGAGAGATTTATGAACTGAATCCAGATGATTACCCTGAAGAAGGTGTTGTCATTAAAGCATACCTACCCGTTACTAGTTTTTTAGGTGAAACGGTTGACAATATTAAAGAGAATATTAACAATTTACTTCAATACGAAATTGACTTAGGGTATAATACGGTCCAACTAAGTGAAGTAAATGAAGAAGAATGGGCTACGGCTTGGAAGAAGTATTATCATCCTGTTAAAATATCAGAGCGGATTACGATTGTCCCAACATGGGAAGAGTATAAACCGGTGAATTCTGATGAAATTATTATTGAATTAGATCCCGGGATGGCCTTTGGTACTGGTACACATCCAACAACAATTATGTGCATACGAGCTTTGGAACAGGCAGTAACAAAAGGAGCGCATGTAATCGATGTCGGAACGGGCTCAGGTGTATTAAGTATTGCTGCTGAAAAACTTGGAGCAGGGAAGGTCGATGCATACGATTTAGATGAAGTAGCGGTAAAAAGTGCTGCGATAAATATTAAGTTAAACAAATCACAAAAGGTTGTAACGGTTAAACAGAATAACCTTTTAAATAATATTGAAGGACAGGTTGATATTATTGTAGCCAACCTTTTGGCAGAAATTATCTTGCGTTTTGTAGATGATGCTGCCGCAAAGGTAAAACAAGGCGGTTTGTTTATTACATCTGGCATCATAAAAAGTAAAAAAGATTTAATAAAAGATTCATTAATTCAAGCTGCTTTTGATGTTGAAGAAATACTTCAAATGGAAGATTGGGTTGCTATTATTGCGCGTAAAAAGTAG
- a CDS encoding Na/Pi symporter, which yields MTQIITLFAVFIAIFLFGMTVMRIGLYNLSHKKLQTVLLRMTDTPFKGLIVGTVITAILQSSSAVMIITIGLIASKLINFKQSIGIILGTNIGTTLTTEFLTFELYYSIVPLLVIGAILLLTNHVVSFSTGAVLFGLGCLFVAMNGFENLAEPLATIPAVHASIELSNQNGLIGIGLGTLLTAIIQSSTATTGIIMGFMSENLVTLASGIAIILGANIGTCVTAFIASIGSDLEAKLAAYAHIWLNIFGVMLFFPFITFLEQLAMTVASLPAVQLAHISVIFNVLSSIIALPLAGLLATFIVRLHGKHA from the coding sequence ATGACCCAAATAATTACTCTATTTGCAGTGTTTATTGCTATTTTTTTATTTGGCATGACAGTAATGAGAATTGGACTATATAACTTATCCCATAAAAAACTACAAACTGTTTTACTAAGGATGACTGATACACCTTTTAAAGGGTTGATAGTCGGAACAGTCATTACTGCAATTCTACAAAGTAGCTCAGCGGTTATGATTATAACAATTGGACTCATTGCTTCAAAGCTTATTAACTTTAAGCAATCGATAGGAATCATACTTGGAACAAATATCGGAACAACCTTAACTACTGAATTCTTAACGTTTGAACTTTATTATTCAATTGTTCCATTGCTAGTAATCGGAGCTATTCTTCTATTAACAAACCATGTTGTTTCATTTAGCACTGGTGCTGTTCTATTCGGCTTAGGATGCTTATTTGTAGCAATGAATGGCTTTGAAAACCTAGCAGAACCACTTGCAACTATACCCGCTGTTCATGCATCAATCGAGCTCTCAAATCAGAACGGTTTGATTGGAATTGGATTAGGCACATTGCTAACAGCGATTATTCAATCGAGCACTGCAACAACAGGTATTATTATGGGATTTATGAGCGAAAACTTAGTAACATTAGCATCTGGAATTGCAATAATACTTGGTGCTAATATTGGAACATGCGTAACTGCTTTTATAGCGAGTATTGGTTCAGACCTTGAAGCTAAACTAGCTGCATATGCACATATTTGGTTAAACATATTTGGGGTTATGTTATTCTTCCCATTTATTACGTTTCTAGAACAGCTAGCGATGACTGTCGCATCTCTTCCAGCAGTCCAACTTGCACATATTAGTGTTATATTTAATGTCCTATCTTCCATTATAGCTCTACCACTTGCCGGTTTACTCGCTACGTTTATTGTCCGTTTACACGGTAAACATGCCTAA
- a CDS encoding TRAP transporter small permease, translating to MHIISTILGKIEHSILVISFSIMSILAFVNVISRYFLNSSFSFTEEITINLFVLLVMMGTSVGIREKSHLGFNLLFESMAPNIRIIFSVVLGIISTAIFVTVTYFGYDMIQFQMMLNQTTASLGWPQWVFSLALPVGSLFCLFRVIEATIAEAKEILNERRQQV from the coding sequence TTGCATATTATTAGCACAATTCTTGGAAAAATAGAACATAGTATTCTTGTAATTAGTTTTTCAATCATGTCCATTCTTGCTTTTGTAAACGTGATTTCCCGTTATTTTTTAAATAGTTCATTTTCGTTTACTGAAGAAATCACAATAAATTTATTTGTACTATTAGTTATGATGGGAACTTCAGTTGGCATTAGGGAAAAATCACATTTAGGATTCAACCTTCTCTTTGAAAGTATGGCTCCCAATATAAGAATTATATTTAGTGTGGTACTAGGAATTATTTCAACTGCAATCTTTGTTACTGTTACTTATTTCGGTTATGATATGATCCAATTTCAGATGATGTTAAATCAAACAACAGCGTCACTTGGTTGGCCACAATGGGTTTTTTCACTTGCTTTACCGGTGGGTAGTCTTTTTTGCCTCTTCCGAGTAATTGAGGCAACGATTGCAGAAGCAAAGGAAATACTCAATGAAAGAAGGCAACAAGTATGA
- the mtaB gene encoding tRNA (N(6)-L-threonylcarbamoyladenosine(37)-C(2))-methylthiotransferase MtaB has translation MPSVAFHTLGCKVNHYETEAIWQLFKEANYERIDFEKTADVYIINTCTVTNTGDKKSRQIIRRAIRKNPDAVVCVTGCYAQTSPAEILDIPGVDIVVGTQDRTKLLQFIQQYEKDRQPINGVGNIMKARVFEELDVPAFTDRTRASLKIQEGCNNFCTFCIIPWARGLLRSRDPEEVVKQAQQLVDAGYKEIVLTGIHTGGYGEDLKDYNFAMLLRDLDRKVVGLKRIRISSIEASQITDEVIEVLDQSDKIVRHLHIPLQSGSNSVLKRMRRKYTTEFFAERLERLKKALPGLAITSDVIVGFPGETEEEFLETYNFIKDNKFSELHVFPYSKRTGTPAARMEDQVDEEIKNKRVHSLIELSNQLASEYASQYEDEVLEVIPEEQFNEGVNENNLYVGYTDNYLKVVFAGSEDMIGEIIKVKITKAGYPYNEGKFVRVVSSNLIDEDVKIS, from the coding sequence ATGCCATCAGTGGCTTTTCATACTTTAGGATGTAAAGTGAACCATTATGAAACAGAAGCAATTTGGCAGCTTTTTAAAGAAGCGAACTATGAACGTATAGACTTTGAAAAAACCGCTGACGTTTATATTATTAATACATGTACTGTCACAAATACAGGTGACAAGAAAAGTAGACAAATCATTCGTCGTGCAATAAGAAAAAATCCTGACGCAGTCGTTTGTGTTACAGGGTGTTATGCCCAAACATCACCTGCTGAGATTTTGGATATTCCTGGCGTTGATATAGTAGTAGGAACACAAGATCGTACAAAGCTCCTTCAATTTATTCAGCAGTATGAAAAAGATCGTCAACCGATCAATGGTGTTGGTAACATCATGAAAGCTAGAGTTTTTGAGGAACTAGATGTTCCTGCTTTCACTGATCGTACACGTGCATCATTGAAAATACAGGAAGGTTGTAATAATTTCTGTACATTTTGTATAATTCCGTGGGCAAGAGGGTTATTGCGCTCTAGAGATCCAGAAGAGGTTGTAAAGCAAGCTCAACAGCTTGTAGATGCTGGCTATAAAGAGATTGTTTTAACTGGTATTCATACCGGTGGATATGGTGAAGATTTAAAAGATTACAATTTCGCTATGTTGTTAAGAGATTTGGACAGAAAAGTGGTTGGTTTAAAGCGAATTCGTATATCATCGATCGAAGCTAGTCAGATCACAGATGAAGTGATAGAAGTGCTCGATCAGTCGGATAAAATAGTTCGTCATTTGCACATTCCACTTCAATCAGGTTCTAATTCTGTGCTTAAGCGTATGCGTCGTAAATATACAACAGAATTCTTTGCAGAACGATTAGAGAGATTAAAGAAAGCTTTACCAGGGCTTGCAATTACGTCTGATGTAATCGTTGGATTTCCTGGGGAAACTGAAGAGGAGTTCTTAGAAACATATAATTTTATTAAAGATAATAAGTTTTCTGAGTTACATGTTTTTCCATATTCCAAAAGAACGGGTACTCCAGCAGCAAGAATGGAAGATCAAGTGGATGAAGAAATTAAGAATAAAAGGGTTCATAGCTTGATTGAACTTTCTAATCAACTTGCTAGTGAATATGCATCACAATATGAAGATGAAGTTCTTGAGGTCATACCGGAAGAACAATTTAACGAGGGTGTAAATGAGAACAATCTTTATGTTGGTTATACTGACAACTATCTTAAAGTAGTCTTTGCAGGTTCAGAAGATATGATCGGTGAGATCATTAAGGTTAAGATTACTAAAGCTGGCTACCCATATAACGAAGGTAAATTTGTACGTGTAGTTTCTAGTAATTTAATTGATGAGGATGTAAAGATTAGCTAA
- the floA gene encoding flotillin-like protein FloA (flotillin-like protein involved in membrane lipid rafts) — protein MITGGTVALLLMIGLIIIALAILFTFVPVMLWISALAAGVRVSIFTLIGMRLRRVIPSRVINPLIKAVKAGLNLSTNQLESHYLAGGNVDRVVNALIAAHRANIELSFERGAAIDLAGRDVLEAVQMSVNPKVIETPFISGVAMDGIEVKAKARITVRANIDRLVGGAGEETVIARVGEGIVSTIGSQIDHKKVLENPDLISQTVLAKGLDSGTAFEILSIDIADIDIGKNIGAELQTDQAEADKKIAQAKAEERRAMAVAQEQEMKAKVQEMKAKVVEAEAEVPLAMAEALRTGNIGVMDYMNIQNISADTDMRGSIGKITDPKEEDEY, from the coding sequence ATGATAACAGGTGGTACAGTAGCATTACTTTTAATGATAGGTTTAATCATCATTGCATTAGCTATATTATTTACATTCGTACCAGTGATGCTTTGGATTTCAGCGCTTGCAGCAGGTGTTCGAGTTAGTATTTTTACATTGATTGGAATGCGATTACGTCGCGTTATTCCTAGTCGTGTTATTAATCCTTTAATTAAAGCTGTAAAAGCAGGTTTAAATTTAAGTACGAACCAGCTTGAGAGTCATTATTTAGCAGGAGGAAATGTAGACCGGGTTGTAAATGCATTAATCGCTGCACATCGTGCAAATATTGAACTGAGTTTTGAACGTGGTGCTGCGATTGACCTTGCAGGGCGCGATGTTCTTGAAGCTGTGCAAATGAGTGTAAACCCTAAGGTAATAGAAACACCATTTATATCGGGTGTCGCAATGGATGGTATTGAAGTAAAAGCGAAAGCGAGAATTACAGTTCGAGCTAATATTGACCGCCTTGTCGGTGGTGCCGGGGAAGAAACTGTTATTGCACGTGTTGGCGAGGGGATTGTAAGTACGATTGGTTCCCAAATTGATCATAAGAAGGTACTTGAAAACCCCGACCTAATTTCACAAACTGTTTTAGCTAAGGGGCTTGATTCTGGTACAGCTTTTGAAATATTATCGATCGATATTGCAGATATTGATATCGGCAAAAACATCGGTGCTGAGTTACAAACAGACCAAGCTGAAGCAGATAAGAAGATTGCACAAGCTAAGGCAGAGGAACGACGAGCAATGGCTGTTGCACAAGAACAGGAAATGAAAGCAAAAGTACAAGAAATGAAAGCGAAGGTTGTAGAAGCTGAAGCAGAAGTACCGTTAGCGATGGCAGAAGCTTTACGGACAGGAAATATCGGTGTTATGGATTATATGAACATTCAAAACATTTCAGCTGATACAGATATGAGAGGTTCGATTGGGAAGATAACCGATCCAAAAGAAGAGGATGAATATTAA
- a CDS encoding GatB/YqeY domain-containing protein produces MSLLERLTTDMKQAMRDKQKDKLSVIRMVKASLQNEAIKLGNDLSEEQELTVLNRELKQRKDSLLEFNNAGRDDLADKLKDEIEILMNYMPTQLSEEELEDIIKQTIAEVDASSKADMGKVMGAIMPKVKGKADGSMVNRLVLKNLS; encoded by the coding sequence ATGAGTCTTCTTGAGCGTCTTACTACAGACATGAAACAAGCGATGAGAGATAAACAAAAAGATAAACTTTCTGTTATCCGAATGGTAAAAGCCTCTCTTCAGAACGAAGCAATTAAGCTTGGCAATGATTTATCTGAAGAACAAGAGCTTACTGTTCTTAATCGCGAGTTAAAACAACGCAAAGACTCCCTCCTAGAGTTCAATAATGCAGGTCGAGATGATCTAGCTGATAAACTTAAAGATGAAATTGAAATCTTAATGAATTACATGCCTACACAGCTTTCTGAGGAAGAGCTTGAAGACATTATTAAGCAAACTATAGCTGAAGTGGATGCAAGCTCAAAAGCTGATATGGGTAAAGTAATGGGAGCTATCATGCCAAAAGTAAAAGGCAAAGCGGATGGCTCTATGGTAAATCGTTTAGTATTAAAAAACCTATCATAA
- a CDS encoding DctP family TRAP transporter solute-binding subunit gives MKLKKWLSFLLVSVLAFTLVACSSSNQTSDSAGSESNEGESSEGATETYDLKMSTTTSDTSAWAQGARKFAEIVSEKTDGRINIEVFPNEQLSGGDQGKGVEMLIKGTTDLSYHSTIIYSIIDERFGIVSAPFLYKNLEEADASLAGAGGEALNNLLLEKGVQPLGYGENGFRQMTNSVRPIQSPEDMEGLKMRIPGIKMYIDLFSALGADPTTMAFSEVFTALQQGTIDGQENPIDVIHSSKLNEVQNYITISNYSYDPLVLGMNKKLFDSMHPDDQKVIQEAAVVANEYQKQLTREAEAKQIEELKAAGMEFYTPTEEEMAAFKAAVEPVYEKYESVWGTDLLNAFRPSN, from the coding sequence ATGAAACTAAAAAAGTGGTTATCATTTTTACTTGTTAGCGTGCTTGCATTTACACTTGTTGCATGCTCATCAAGTAACCAAACATCTGATTCTGCAGGTAGCGAATCTAATGAAGGTGAAAGCAGTGAAGGGGCAACTGAAACATATGATTTAAAAATGTCGACAACAACGTCTGATACTAGTGCATGGGCACAAGGTGCAAGAAAGTTTGCTGAGATAGTTTCAGAAAAAACAGATGGCAGAATTAATATCGAAGTATTTCCAAATGAGCAATTATCAGGTGGAGACCAAGGTAAAGGTGTTGAAATGTTAATTAAAGGAACAACAGACCTTTCTTATCACTCAACTATTATTTATTCGATAATTGATGAGCGTTTTGGAATTGTAAGTGCACCATTCCTGTATAAAAATCTTGAAGAAGCAGATGCATCATTAGCGGGCGCAGGTGGAGAGGCACTTAATAATCTACTTCTAGAAAAAGGTGTTCAACCATTAGGATATGGTGAAAATGGCTTCCGACAAATGACGAATAGCGTACGTCCAATCCAATCTCCAGAAGATATGGAAGGTCTGAAGATGCGTATTCCTGGTATTAAAATGTATATCGATTTGTTCTCAGCACTAGGTGCAGATCCAACAACAATGGCGTTTTCTGAAGTGTTTACTGCCCTTCAGCAGGGAACAATTGACGGACAAGAAAACCCAATTGATGTTATTCATTCTTCAAAATTAAATGAAGTTCAAAATTACATTACAATATCGAACTATTCGTATGATCCGCTTGTGCTAGGTATGAATAAAAAGTTATTTGATTCAATGCACCCGGATGACCAAAAAGTAATTCAGGAAGCAGCAGTAGTTGCCAACGAGTATCAAAAACAACTTACTCGTGAAGCTGAAGCAAAACAAATTGAAGAGCTAAAAGCAGCTGGTATGGAATTCTATACACCAACTGAAGAAGAAATGGCAGCATTTAAAGCAGCTGTTGAACCAGTTTATGAGAAATATGAGTCTGTTTGGGGAACTGATTTACTTAATGCGTTTCGTCCAAGCAACTAA